A stretch of Toxoplasma gondii ME49 chromosome V, whole genome shotgun sequence DNA encodes these proteins:
- a CDS encoding hypothetical protein (encoded by transcript TGME49_286020), translated as MGCVSSAAAVRGSPGEAGKAGSIQATSSGVGSSASCGAPAVQSGCTRFSPQNSLSTHIRKTPSQEKLASGGHPQAEPKPTDPPSPQRGSLPTPASPGEAEKKPEDAAIDSPWRRSEVKQNAAPEQTTRGGLDSETLSESPDHSLKKSQSCDPKDARIQVRLANRLKRGLSVEVPLRFASDVRFDKELSVEGAAALSIFSRKRSDSVMQWVRSADDEDEDEVKQQESENAA; from the exons ATGGGGTGCGTTTCCTCCGCCGCAGCAGTTCGCGGAAGCCCCGGCGAAGCGGGGAAGGCCGGCTCTATTCAAGCTACCTCTTCGGGGGTCGGGAGCAGCGCTTCTTGTGGCGCTCCTGCGGTGCAGTCTGGATGTACTCGCTTCTCCCCCCAAAATTCCCTCTCCACTCACATCCGGAAGACACCTTCTCAAGAGAAACTCGCGTCTGGCGGGCACCCGCAGGCGGAGCCCAAGCCGACAGACCCGCCTTCACCGCAGAGGGGGTCTCTACCGACTCCCGCTTCCCCGggcgaagcggagaagaagcctgaGGATGCCGCGATCGATTCGCCGTGGCGCAGGAGCGAGGTGAAGCAGAATGCAGCTCCCGAGCAGACAACGAGAGGAGGTCTTGACTCAGAG aCGCTGTCTGAGAGCCCCGATCACAGTTTGAAGAAATCTCAGTCGTGCGACCCGAAGGACGCGAGGATACAAGTCCGCCTTGCCAACAGACTGAAGCGGGGCCTCTCCGTGGAAGTGCCTCTTCGCTTTGCTTCCGATGTCCGGTTTGACAAAGAACTTTCAGTTGAAGGAGCTGCTGCGCTGTCGATCTtcagcagaaagagaagcgactcTGTCATGCAGTGGGTTCGAtccgcagacgacgaagacgaggatgAAGTGAAGCAGCAGGAGAGCGAAAATGCTGCTTGA